One genomic window of Mycteria americana isolate JAX WOST 10 ecotype Jacksonville Zoo and Gardens chromosome 6, USCA_MyAme_1.0, whole genome shotgun sequence includes the following:
- the BCL2L10 gene encoding bcl-2-like protein 10 — protein sequence MPGSLKEETALLLEDYFQHRGGGAALPPSPTAATLRRAAAELERRERPFFRSCAPLARAEPREAAALLERVAAQLEADGGLNWGRLLALVVFAGTLAAALAERGCGDGPRCLAAALAAYLAEERGEWLEAHGGWDGFCRFFSRHGSQPADQSSTISNAIMAAAGFGIAGLAFLLVVR from the exons ATGCCGGGCTCGCTGAAGGAGGAGAcggcgctgctgctggaggaCTACTTCCAgcaccgcggcggcggcgccgccctgccccccagccccacggcggccacgctgcggcgggcggcggccgagctggagcggcgggagcggcccTTCTTCCGCTCCTGCGCGCCGCTGGCGCGGGCCGagccgcgggaggcggcggcgctgctgGAGCGGGTGGCGGCGCAGCTGGAGGCCGACGGCGGCCTCAACTGGGGCCGGCTGCTGGCGCTGGTGGTCTTCGCCGGCACGCTGGCCGCCGCGCTGGCCGAGCGGGGCTGCGGCGACGGGCCGCGCTGCCTGGCCGCCGCGCTGGCCGCCTACCTGGCCGAGGAGCGGGGCGAGTGGCTGGAGGCGCACGGCGGATGG GATGGCTTCTGTCGCTTCTTCAGCAGACACGGCTCCCAGCCAGCTGACCAGAGCAGTACCATAAGCAATGCGATCATGGCCGCAGCGGGGTTTGGAATAGCAGGATTGGCTTTTCTCTTGGTGGTGCGGTAG
- the GNB5 gene encoding guanine nucleotide-binding protein subunit beta-5 isoform X1: MGIRFNETRISRKVKGLKKEHGFQKQLLLPSFPQGNNLQGSGADSGVWVHQVAERVEALGQFVMKTRRTLKGHGNKVLCMDWCKDKRRIVSSSQDGKVIVWDSFTTNKEHAVTMPCTWVMACAYAPSGCAIACGGLDNKCSVYPLTFDKNENMAAKKKSVAMHTNYLSACSFTNSDMQILTASGDGTCALWDVESGQLLQSFHGHGADVLCLDLAPSETGNTFVSGGCDKKAMVWDMRSGQCIQSFETHDSDINSVRYYPSGDAFASGSDDATCRLYDLRADREVAIYSKESIIFGASSVDFSLSGRLLFAGYNDYTINVWDVLKGSRVSILFGHENRVSTLRVSPDGTAFCSGSWDHTLRIWA; this comes from the exons ATGGGAATTCGCTTTAATGAGACCAGGATTTCACGTAAGGTGAAAGGGCTTAAAAAGGAACATGGTTTCCAAAAACagctccttctcccctcctttcctcaAGGAAACAACTTGCAGGGATCCGGTGCTGATTCAGGGGTGTGGG TTCATCAGGTGGCAGAGCGTGTGGAGGCACTGGGCCAGTTTGTGATGAAGACCAGGAGGACCCTGAAGGGCCACGGAAATAAAGTTCTCTGTATGGACTGGTGCAAAGACAAGAGAAGAATTGTGAGCTCTTCCCAG GATGGGAAGGTGATCGTGTGGGATTCCTTCACTACCAACAAG GAACACGCAGTGACGATGCCATGCACCTGGGTGATGGCGTGTGCATATGCCCCATCTGGATGTGCTATTGCTTGTGG TGGCCTGGACAACAAGTGTTCTGTGTACCCTCTGACatttgacaaaaatgaaaatatggcTGCAAAGAAGAAATCGGTTGCAATGCACACAAACTACTTGTCTGCCTGCAGCTTCACTAACTCAGACATGCAG ATCCTGACAGCAAGTGGAGATGGAACTTGTGCTCTGTGGGATGTTGAGAGTGGGCAGCTTCTACAGAGTTTCCATGGTCATGGAGCTGATGTCCTGTGCCTGGACCTGGCCCCTTCTGAAACGGGAAATACATTTGTCTCTGGG GGATGTGACAAGAAAGCCATGGTTTGGGATATGCGGTCTGGTCAGTGCATCCAGTCATTTGAAACCCATGATTCAGATATCAACAGTGTCAG ATATTACCCAAGTGGAGATGCTTTTGCCTCTGGTTCAGACGATGCCACG TGTCGTTTATATGACCTTCGTGCAGACAGAGAAGTAGCAATTTATTCCAAAGAGAGCATCATTTTTGGAGCATCCAGTGTGGACTTCTCTCTCAGTG GTCGCCTACTGTTTGCAGGCTATAACGATTACACCATAAATGTCTGGGATGTGCTGAAAGGGTCCCGTGTATCCATTCTGTTTGGACATGAAAATCGTGTCAGCACCTTGCGGGTCTCTCCCGATGGGACAGCATTCTGCTCGGGCTCCTGGGACCACACTCTCCGA ATCTGGGCTTAA
- the GNB5 gene encoding guanine nucleotide-binding protein subunit beta-5 isoform X2, with protein sequence MATEGLHENETLASLKNEAESLKGKLEEERAKLHDVELHQVAERVEALGQFVMKTRRTLKGHGNKVLCMDWCKDKRRIVSSSQDGKVIVWDSFTTNKEHAVTMPCTWVMACAYAPSGCAIACGGLDNKCSVYPLTFDKNENMAAKKKSVAMHTNYLSACSFTNSDMQILTASGDGTCALWDVESGQLLQSFHGHGADVLCLDLAPSETGNTFVSGGCDKKAMVWDMRSGQCIQSFETHDSDINSVRYYPSGDAFASGSDDATCRLYDLRADREVAIYSKESIIFGASSVDFSLSGRLLFAGYNDYTINVWDVLKGSRVSILFGHENRVSTLRVSPDGTAFCSGSWDHTLRIWA encoded by the exons ATGGCAACCGAGGGGCTGCATGAGAACGAGACCTTGGCATCGCTGAAAAACGAGGCCGAGAGCCTGAAGggcaagctggaggaggagcgggCCAAGCTGCACGACGTGGAGC TTCATCAGGTGGCAGAGCGTGTGGAGGCACTGGGCCAGTTTGTGATGAAGACCAGGAGGACCCTGAAGGGCCACGGAAATAAAGTTCTCTGTATGGACTGGTGCAAAGACAAGAGAAGAATTGTGAGCTCTTCCCAG GATGGGAAGGTGATCGTGTGGGATTCCTTCACTACCAACAAG GAACACGCAGTGACGATGCCATGCACCTGGGTGATGGCGTGTGCATATGCCCCATCTGGATGTGCTATTGCTTGTGG TGGCCTGGACAACAAGTGTTCTGTGTACCCTCTGACatttgacaaaaatgaaaatatggcTGCAAAGAAGAAATCGGTTGCAATGCACACAAACTACTTGTCTGCCTGCAGCTTCACTAACTCAGACATGCAG ATCCTGACAGCAAGTGGAGATGGAACTTGTGCTCTGTGGGATGTTGAGAGTGGGCAGCTTCTACAGAGTTTCCATGGTCATGGAGCTGATGTCCTGTGCCTGGACCTGGCCCCTTCTGAAACGGGAAATACATTTGTCTCTGGG GGATGTGACAAGAAAGCCATGGTTTGGGATATGCGGTCTGGTCAGTGCATCCAGTCATTTGAAACCCATGATTCAGATATCAACAGTGTCAG ATATTACCCAAGTGGAGATGCTTTTGCCTCTGGTTCAGACGATGCCACG TGTCGTTTATATGACCTTCGTGCAGACAGAGAAGTAGCAATTTATTCCAAAGAGAGCATCATTTTTGGAGCATCCAGTGTGGACTTCTCTCTCAGTG GTCGCCTACTGTTTGCAGGCTATAACGATTACACCATAAATGTCTGGGATGTGCTGAAAGGGTCCCGTGTATCCATTCTGTTTGGACATGAAAATCGTGTCAGCACCTTGCGGGTCTCTCCCGATGGGACAGCATTCTGCTCGGGCTCCTGGGACCACACTCTCCGA ATCTGGGCTTAA